From the Babylonia areolata isolate BAREFJ2019XMU chromosome 15, ASM4173473v1, whole genome shotgun sequence genome, one window contains:
- the LOC143290327 gene encoding uncharacterized protein LOC143290327, with the protein MAERRQDRISRWRSFAAELEVPREQVAEFVASQMIKEDEAAEKRELEERAHQRQLEWEEEQRRKQFEWEEEQHQQQREEHSLRLEVLQREKKGKNYGNSMVMDQVEGESDTDDDRGFRPSLPKFDDSKGDISSWLKRFERVATLYGWKKSTWATRVSTRLTGKAEDVYNNLSDADAGDYDKLKEQLLARYQLNAETYRRRFRNCKRKDNETFVQFSARLQDNLKQWHEQSKVPDLNQLILLEQFLQSLQADMAAYVMEKQPQSLEEAVASAEVYFMAHRGGRKFLQPVGLSGNASAGQDKSKVGGTKSESGNSSVKTCFICQSPKHLARDCPRKGKSAGAVQHQGTEVRQSVQVPTLCTPCREQEYDPHCLVVVEGKAVPGLRDTGSHVCVVKKSLISDCHLTGRQLEVSMAEKDIKRHYPIAVVRIESPFFTGQVEAVVMETPVVDFIVGNHARLEDRKVLPVYGTPKEISVVTRAQAAEKKQPSTLLVASPGLETVTPEQLKELQKGDPGLKSLREAADRRDVRVSGRTGEVSFRWRKGILYREYRQAKTEYSQVVVPAQLRQGVMKLAHEPPMGGHQGGKKTLDRIWKQFFWPGMCADVRRFVSSCDQCQKVSPKPQRVPLGKMPLIDTPFERVAVDLVGPITPASGSGNRYILVVVDYATRYPEAVPLKTVEATTVAEALWEVWTRVGVPSEILTDRGTQFMSDVMKQMERLLSIRGLATTPYHAQGNGLVERYNGVLKTALRKLTQEKPKQWDRYIPALLFAYREATQESLGFSPFELLYGRTVRGPLSVLRQLWTDEHTSEEVRTTAEYVVDLRNRIEETCELARRNLATASRRHAEVFNRKSQNRVFSPGDKVLLLLPQRHNKLQLCWQGPFQVLERKGEADYKIRMGGQDKLYHANLLKRYVERQADSASCEVPMVAVAVIEETEPTSVADRELPVPSLVAEETIADLNFGPGLNDKQKEEVLTIARRHEKVITDVPLKTNLAEFDMTVETAKPVRVKQYPLPHAKVEIVKQEVETMKTLGVIEPAASPYNASVVLVRKKDGKIRFCVDYRRLNNVTVFDAEPLPDVEHLFSSLGKARYFSKWDLSKGYWQIPVREDIRPMTAFTTPSGQFQFTVMPFGLKNAAAVFSRMMRALLDPIGMKDVHNFMDDIMIASETWEEHLSAIEAVFQRLEEANLSVRPKKCYIGFEELSFLGHVVRHGQILPETDKVEKVMKAPVPETKTQVRAFLGLVGYYRKFIPNFSAIALPLTDLTRKGAPNNVVWTPECDRAFKTLKGRLVSRPVLQLPDLSCQFVLRTDASDRGLGAVLLQEKEGVLHPVAFASRKLSGTESHYSTIEKECLAVVWATDKFQQFLYGQQFVLETDHQPLQYLQTAKVANQRLLRWSLLLQSYSFTVRVIPGRLNVGADYLSRASVE; encoded by the coding sequence ATGGCTGAAAGGAGGCAGGATCGTATTTCACGGTGGCGCAGTTTCGCTGCCGAGTTAGAGGTTCCCAGGGAGCAAGTTGCTGAGTTTGTTGCTAGTCAAATGATTAAGGAGGATGAGGCTGCAGAGAAAAGGGAGTTAGAGGAAAGAGCTCATCAGAGACAGCTGGAATGGGAAGAAGAGCAGCGGCGGAAACAGTTTGAATGGGAGgaggaacaacaccaacaacagcgtgAAGAGCATTCCCTCCGGCTTGAGGTTctgcagagggagaagaaagggaagaattaTGGCAACAGTATGGTTATGGATCAGGTAGAGGGAGAGTCTGACACTGACGACGACCGTGGATTTCGCCCCAGCCTTCCAAAGTTCGATGACAGTAAGGGTGACATTTCGTCTTGGTTGAAGAGGTTTGAGCGTGTCGCTACTCTGTACGGATGGAAGAAGAGCACCTGGGCGACTCGAGTTTCTACTCGTCTCACTGGTAAGGCCGAGGATGTCTACAACAACCTGAGCGACGCTGACGCGGGTGACTACGATAAGCTGAAGGAGCAACTTTTAGCTCGTTACCAATTGAATGCAGAGACGTATCGTCGTCGTTTCAGGAActgtaaaagaaaagacaatgaaactTTTGTGCAGTTTAGTGCCAGGTTGCAGGACAACTTAAAGCAGTGGCATGAGCAATCTAAGGTCCCTGATCTGAATCAATTGATTCTCCTTGAGCAGTTCTTACAATCTTTGCAGGCTGACATGGCCGCCTACGTGATGGAGAAGCAGCCACAGTCTCTGGAAGAAGCTGTCGCATCAGCTGAAGTTTACTTCATGGCTcataggggtgggaggaagtttcTTCAGCCGGTAGGTCTTAGTGGTAACGCTTCAGCGGGGCAGGATAAGTCCAAGGTGGGTGGAACTAAGAGCGAGTCTGGGAATTCCTCTGTTAAGACTTGTTTCATCTGTCAGTCACCTAAGCACTTGGCTAGAGACTGTCCCAGGAAAGGGAAATCGGCGGGCGCAGTACAGCATCAAGGGACAGAGGTCAGGCAATCAGTTCAGGTGCCTACTCTCTGCACGCCATGTAGAGAGCAGGAATACGATCCACACTGTCTGGTCGTGGTCGAAGGCAAGGCAGTACCAGGACTGCGTGATACAGGGTCTCATGTCTGTGTCGTGAAGAAGTCTCTCATATCTGATTGTCATCTTACCGGCAGGCAACTTGAGGTTTCAATGGCCGAGAAAGACATCAAGCGGCACTATCCTATTGCTGTGGTTAGGATAGAGAGTCCGTTTTTCACAGGTCAGGTTGAAGCTGTAGTTATGGAGACTCCAGTGGTTGATTTCATAGTTGGGAATCATGCTCGGTTGGAAGATCGAAAAGTTCTGCCAGTGTATGGTACACCCAAGGAAATCTCTGTAGTCACTCGTGCTCAGGCAGCAGAGAAGAAGCAACCTTCTACTTTGCTGGTGGCATCTCCAGGTCTCGAGACCGTGACGCCAGAACAGTTGAAGGAACTACAGAAAGGTGATCCCGGATTGAAGTCTTTGCGGGAGGCAGCCGATCGTAGAGACGTTAGGGTTTCTGGTCGTACAGGCGAGGTGTCCTTCAGGTGGAGGAAGGGTATTCTGTACCGTGAGTACCGTCAGGCGAAGACTGAGTACAGTCAAGTTGTGGTCCCCGCACAGCTTAGACAGGGAGTAATGAAACTGGCTCATGAACCACCTATGGGGGGTCATCAAGGAGGAAAGAAGACTCTGGACAGGATTTGGAAACAGTTTTTCTGGCCTGGCATGTGTGCAGACGTTCGCCGATTTGTTTCGTCCTGTGACCAATGCCAGAAAGTCTCTCCAAAACCTCAGAGAGTACCTCTAGGGAAGATGCCTCTGATCGACACTCCTTTTGAGCGGGTAGCAGTTGACCTTGTTGGGCCGATTACTCCTGCGTCAGGGTCAGGGAACCGCTATATCTTGGTGGTTGTGGATTACGCCACCCGGTACCCCGAGGCCGTTCCTCTTAAGACCGTTGAAGCTACCACGGTTGCTGAAGCACTGTGGGAGGTCTGGACTCGAGTTGGTGTGCCATCTGAGATTCTAACTGATCGCGGAACCCAGTTCATGAGCGATGTAatgaagcagatggagagattgtTGTCCATCCGTGGGTTGGCAACAACTCCTTACCATGCTCAAGGAAATGGGCTAGTAGAGCGGTACAACGGCGTTCTGAAGACTGCGTTGCGGAAGCTTACTCAGGAGAAACCAAAGCAATGGGATCGGTATATCCCTGCACTGCTCTTTGCTTACCGGGAAGCGACTCAGGAGAGTTTGGGGTTCTCACCATTTGAGCTCCTGTACGGAAGAACAGTACGAGGGCCTTTGTCTGTCTTGCGCCAGCTGTGGACAGATGAACACACTTCTGAAGAAGTTCGCACTACTGCAGAGTACGTAGTAGACTTGAGGAACCGTATCGAGGAAACCTGTGAGTTGGCACGCAGGAATTTGGCTACAGCTTCTCGGAGACATGCTGAGGTTTTTAACAGGAAGTCTCAGAATCGTGTGTTCTCCCCTGGTGACAAGGTACTGCTGCTTTTGCCCCAGAGACATAACAAATTACAGCTGTGCTGGCAGGGTCCCTTTCAGGtattggagaggaagggagaagctgACTATAAGATTCGCATGGGAGGACAGGACAAATTGTACCATGCGAATCTGCTGAAGAGGTATGTGGAAAGACAGGCGGACTCTGCTTCTTGTGAAGTTCCGATGGTGGCTGTTGCTGTCATAGAGGAGACTGAACCAACTTCTGTCGCTGACAGGGAGTTGCCTGTGCCCAGTCTGGTGGCTGAGGAAACAATAGCTGACTTGAACTTTGGACCAGGTCtgaatgacaaacagaaagaggaagtttTGACAATTGCTCGTCGGCATGAGAAGGTCATCACGGATGTACCGTTGAAGACGAACTTGGCAGAGTTTGACATGACCGTAGAGACAGCAAAGCCGGTGCGAGTAAAACAGTACCCTTTGCCCCATGCCAAAGTGGAGATCGTCAAGCAAGAGGTAGAGACCATGAAGACGCTTGGAGTGATAGAGCCTGCTGCATCTCCCTATAATGCCTCGGTAGTTCTCGTAcgcaagaaagacggaaagatccGGTTCTGCGTTGACTATCGACGTTTGAATAACGTCACCGTCTTTGATGCGGAACCTCTACCTGACGTAGagcatcttttctcttctctagGTAAAGCCCGGTACTTCAGCAAGTGGGACCTCAGCAAAGGTTACTGGCAAATTCCGGTCAGAGAAGACATCCGGCCTATGACCGCTTTCACTACCCCCAGTGGACAGTTCCAGTTCACTGTGATGCCCTTCGGCTTGAAGAATGCAGCAGCAGTTTTCTCAAGGATGATGAGAGCTTTGCTGGATCCCATAGGCATGAAAGATGTACATAACTTCATGGACGACATCATGATTGCGTCCGAAACATGGGAAGAACATCTCTCTGCTATAGAGGCAGTTTTCCAGCGATTGGAGGAAGCAAATTTGTCAGTCCGTCCAAAGAAGTGCTACATTGGGTTCGAGGAACTGAGTTTTCTGGGACATGTTGTACGGCACGGTCAAATCCTGCCGGAAACGGACAAGGTGGAGAAAGTTATGAAAGCACCAGTTCCTGAGACTAAGACGCAAGTGCGAGCCTTCTTGGGCCTGGTAGGCTACTACCGTAAGTTTATCCCTAATTTCTCTGCCATAGCACTTCCCCTGACGGACCTCACCAGGAAAGGTGCTCCCAACAACGTCGTTTGGACTCCAGAGTGCGATCGGGCCTTCAAAACTTTGAAGGGTCGTCTGGTTTCTAGGCCAGTGTTGCAACTGCCAGATCTGTCCTGCCAGTTCGTCTTACGAACTGACGCCTCAGACCGTGGTCTGGGGGCGGTGCTCCTACAGGAGAAGGAAGGTGTACTACACCCTGTCGCGTTTGCCAGCAGGAAATTGTCTGGAACTGAAAGTCACTACTCTACGATTGAGAAGGAGTGCTTAGCAGTAGTGTGGGCTACAGACAAATTCCAGCAGTTTTTATATGGTCAGCAGTTTGTGCTTGAGACTGATCATCAACCTCTGCAGTACTTGCAGACAGCAAAAGTTGCGAACCAAAGGCTGCTGAGGTGGAGTTTGCTCTTACAGTCTTACTCCTTCACAGTTCGAGTGATCCCTGGCAGACTGAATGTTGGTGCCGACTATTTGAGTCGGGCATCTGTGGAATAA